The Euphorbia lathyris chromosome 2, ddEupLath1.1, whole genome shotgun sequence genome includes a window with the following:
- the LOC136218298 gene encoding probable aspartic proteinase GIP2 yields the protein MSFSILCSSLFLFFFLCMCSPSIAQQSFRPKALVVPVSKDASTLQYVTHIHQRTPLLPINLLLHLGGKYLWVDCHNNYVSSTYRPARCRSALCSLADSNGCGNCFSPPSPGCNNNTCGVSPDNPITNTATGGELATDVVSVNSTDGSNPGRIVTVPRFLFSCAPTFLLQGLANGVVGIAGLGRNRAAFPSQLAAAFSLQRKFAICLASTPTVNGVIFFGDGPYNFLPNVEFTSESLSYTPLFINPVSTAGTFSEGEPSVEYFIGITSIKINDETVPLNTTLLRIDSEGNGGSKISSVNPYTVMESSIFKGVTEAFIREAESMNISRVESVAPFDVCFSKENVLSTRLGYGVPTISLVLQNEKVVWRIYGANSIVEVSEEVLCVGVVNGGLNPRSSIVIGGYQLENNLIQFDLATSRLGFSSLLFGRRTTCANFNFTSVA from the coding sequence ATGTCTTTCTCCATTCTCTgctcttctctttttctcttctttttcttgtgcATGTGCTCACCCTCCATTGCTCAACAATCTTTCCGGCCCAAGGCTTTAGTTGTTCCGGTCTCAAAAGACGCTTCCACTCTTCAATATGTAACTCACATTCACCAAAGAACCCCTCTCCTCCCCATCaaccttcttcttcatctcgGCGGCAAGTACCTCTGGGTTGACTGTCACAACAATTACGTTTCCTCAACTTACCGACCAGCACGCTGCCGCTCTGCTTTATGTTCGCTCGCCGATTCCAACGGCTGCGGAAACTGTTTTTCACCGCCTAGCCCCGGCTGCAATAACAACACCTGTGGTGTTTCTCCTGATAATCCTATCACAAACACAGCCACCGGCGGCGAACTCGCCACCGATGTTGTCTCCGTCAATTCAACTGACGGATCCAACCCTGGCCGTATAGTCACCGTCCCACGCTTCCTGTTCTCTTGCGCTCCGACTTTTCTACTCCAAGGTCTTGCTAATGGCGTCGTAGGGATCGCCGGACTTGGCCGAAATAGAGCTGCATTTCCTTCTCAATTGGCCGCCGCCTTTAGCCTCCAAAGAAAATTCGCCATTTGCTTAGCTTCTACACCGACTGTTAATGGTGTTATATTCTTCGGCGATGGTCCTTACAATTTTCTCCCCAACGTTGAATTCACTTCTGAATCATTGAGCTATACGCCTCTTTTCATAAACCCGGTGAGTACCGCCGGGACTTTCAGCGAAGGTGAGCCGTCGGTTGAGTATTTCATCGGAATAACCTCAATCAAGATCAACGACGAAACTGTCCCGTTAAACACAACACTTTTGAGGATTGATAGTGAGGGAAATGGGGGAAGTAAAATTAGCAGTGTAAATCCATATACAGTGATGGAATCTTCAATCTTCAAGGGTGTAACGGAGGCATTTATAAGGGAGGCTGAATCCATGAATATTAGCAGAGTGGAATCAGTGGCTCCGTTTGATGTGTGCTTTAGCAAAGAGAACGTGTTGAGCACGCGATTGGGATATGGTGTGCCTACGATTTCTCTGGTTTTGCAGAATGAGAAAGTGGTTTGGAGGATTTATGGAGCAAACTCAATTGTAGAGGTGAGTGAAGAAGTATTGTGTGTTGGAGTTGTTAATGGGGGATTGAATCCAAGAAGTTCAATCGTGATTGGAGGATATCAGTTAGAGAACAATCTAATCCAATTTGATTTGGCTACTTCCAGGCTGGGATTTAGCTCTCTGCTTTTTGGTAGAAGAACTACTTGTG